Within the Blastopirellula marina genome, the region TTTACTTGCGGATAATTACCCTTTCGCTCCACCTCATTCTGATGAATCTCGCCTCGGTTGGTCCGATTCTGTCGATTTGGCTCGACGCGAAATCAACTCGGCAATCGAGCGAAGAAATTGCATCGCTGGGCCGTACCATTGGGTGGTGGTCGGTGGCGGCCTTGGTTCTCGGCGTCGTTCTCGGTCTGATCCAGGGAATCCTGATTTGGTCGCAAGGAGGCGAAGCCTACTTCCAGGCCGTGGAAAGCGTCTGGGACTCTAAGATCCTCTATGGCTTCTGGGAAATCGCTTTCTCCCTGGTGTGTACCATTGGATATTTGGTTTGGTGGGGGTTCGGAAAACGTGCCAGTCGCTGGCAGCGATTTCTCTCTCGTTTTCTAGCCATCCTGTCAGCAACAAACCTGCTGTATCACTTTCCGACCCTCTTCACGATTCTTGGGCTCATTGCTCGCGGAGAAGTCGAAATTGAATCTCCAGTCGATTCCAGCCAGTTCCGAACGCTATTGGTCCATGGTGAAGTGATCTGGTTTACGCTCCACTTCTGGTTCGCTTCCTTCGCCGTCAGCGGTCTGATTGCTGGCATGCTTTGCCTGAAGAATCTGTCTGAAGATCAGCGAGAATCAACCGCCGGCACTGCGTTTACGATTGCCCTTATCCCGACGCTGCTTCAGATTCCTGTTGGATTTGTGTTAACAACCACCTTGAATTCCGCCCAGCAATCGCGTTTGATGGGCGGTGATACCTTGTGTACAGCCATGTTCGCTCTGAGCGTGGGACTGGCTTTCTGGCTGATGCATCATCTGGCGGGACTCGCCTTTTTTGATCGCAGTCTGCGAAAGGCCAACATGGCCCTGATGACACTCGGAGGAACGATCGTCTTGATGACAGCGACAATGCTCTTAAGCCGCGGGGAAATGTAGCCGCCGTCGCTTGTCTGTCAGGATCGCCTCTCAACCAAAATTGAGTCACCTAACGAAGAAGTCATTTCCATGAGTTTGGAAGTCCTCGAAATTCGCGACCCAGCCACCGGATCGTTTGCCAAGATTACCCCGAGCTTTGGATTCAATTGTTTCCAGTTTGTTGCCAAACTCGACGATCAGCACGTCGACGTACTTTGGGCGGCCAAAGATTTCGTCGAGGGAACGGCCCGCCCTTCGAGCAGTGGCATTCCCATTCTCTTCCCATTCCCGGGACGCCTAAAAGGGACCAAACTTATCTGGGAAGATCGCGAATTCACTATCCCGGAAGGGGACGGACGCGGCAATGCGATCCATGGTTTTGTCATGAATCGATCGTGGCGCGTAGTCGAGCAAACCGAGTCGAAAGTAACCGCCGAGTTTCAAGCTTCTCAGGACGATGCCACCCTTCTGGAACAATGGCCGGCCGATTTCAAGATCCAAGTCACCTACGAAGTCTCTGGCTCGACGTTGTCTGGCACCTATCGAGTAGAGAACCCCGGCACCAAACCTCTGCCGTTTGGACTGGGAACGCACCCCTACTTCCACGTTCCCATCGGCGGCAACTCTGCGGACGCTTGCGAGATCATCGTTCCTTTCACGTTCACATGGGAATTCAAAGATCAACTGGCCAGCGGCAATCAATTCAATCGCGACTCCGATCCATTTATTCCGTTGCTGTTTAAGGATACCCAGTTCGATAACGGCTTCGGCGGACTCGAATGCGAGGATGGTATCTGCACCACTTCAATTCACGACCCCGAATCAGGGCGCACGATCGAGCAGCAGTTCGACGATCAATTCGAATCGGTCGTGCTCTACAATCCCGGCCATCGCGAAGCATTTTGTATCGAACCGTACACGTGCATTCCCGATGCGTTCCAGTTGCGACGCCAAGGGTACAACGGCGGCTTGCGTGTTCTGGCCGGCGGCGATACTTTCGAGACGACCGTTCGCATTCGCGTGAAGTAGTTCGTCTTGCAGTAGCGCATAAAAAAAGCCCCGCACGATTGGCGGGGCTTCTTGTTTTAGGCGATCGCAAACTGAAGTTTATTCTTCAATTTCAACGTCGGTGCCTTCAGCAGCTGGCAACTTGCCGGCAGCAATCTTGTCGCCGTAGGTTTCGCCCGACTTGGACTTCTCTTTGGCAACCTTGTCCAAAGCAGCTAAGAGCTCTTCCTGAACTTTTTCTGGTTCATCCTTACGACGCTTGGCACCGTAATCGTCCTTGTCCAGCAATTCGCCCAGAGCGACACCGTATTCGTTGCGGATCTTCTTGCTCTTACCACCGTGGCAAAGGTTGCACTTGGCTTCCTTTACGGCAGCAGCCAATTCTTTTTCGGCGTCCGTGGTAGGCTTTTCGATATTGTACTTCTCAACAAATGCGTCAGCGAAAGCCTTAACCGCATAAGCTGGAGTGGCATAGTACGAGGAGGCAGCAACAACAGCCACCAAACACAACGCGAGCTTCTTCATCAATTGTCTCTCCAAGCAAAGTACACCCGCCGCCCAGTCCGTTGAAATTCGTACCGTCGCAGGTGGGTTATTCGACGGCGGGAAGATGGTAGTTTATGTAGATCTCAACCTACCCTTCTAGTTAAGCTCGCCGCCATTAACGTGTCAAGCAAGCGAGTACATGAATAGGCGAAACCGGACTAATCTGAGTTATTCTTGTCGCATTCTTCTTAGATTCACGCCGTTACTTACGGCCAGAGTTGGTAATTCGTTCGATTTTTTCCGAGAAAACCAGACTTCTTGCTAGCAGCAGCTCCCTTTAGAAGCTTCGCGAGCGTCGACTCAGCAGCTCTCTGAGACCGTCTCCGAATAGATTGAATCCCAAGATCGTCAGCGAAATGGCAATGCCCGGAGCAATCGCCGGCCAGATGGTAACGTGAAGTTCCCCCTTCGCCTCGACTAGCATCGACCCCCACTCGGCATTCGACGGATCGCCTGCAATGCCTAGAAACGAGAGCCCGGCCACTTCCAGGATGGCATGCCCCAGTCCCAGCGTCGCCAGCACCCAGATCGTGCCGCTCACCGCTGGAAGAAAAACAAAGGCGATCAAGTAAAGGGGCGATGCACCTGCCGCGATGGCCGCTTCGACGTATGCTGCATGTTTGAGCGAAAGCATCTCGGCGCGGATCTGCCTGGCAAAGACGGGCACATTGATCAAAGCCACCGCCAGAATCACGGCTGTCCAGCCAGGTCGCATCGCGGCGATCACCAGGAAGGCGATCAGCAAACTAGGAAACGAAAGCCAGATATCGATCAGCCGCATGACCAGCATGTCGGTGCGTCCCCCTCGATAGCCGGCCAGCAACCCCAGCCCTACCCCCATTACCACCGCGCAGCTGATCGACGTGATACTGGCGATGAGAGATAGCCGGGAACCATAGATCACCCGCGTCAGAACATCTTTCTCGTTGGTATCGGTCCCAAGCCAATGCGCGGCACTGGGAGGCTGATTCTTTCCGTCTCGATCGTCACTGCCATACGGAGCAATCACTCCGGCGAAGATCGCACAGAACACAAACGTAAAGATTAAGCCCCCCCCAATCCACATCCCAGGCACTTCAAAGAGCCGCTTGCGAATCGACGGCGCGGTATTGGTTAGTTCGTACGTCGCAGTACTCAACTTCGATTCCCTTCACGCAGACGAGGATCGAGGAGCAGAAACAGCACGTCCAGTGTCAGGTTCAACGTGACGAAGATGCACGCCAGTACCAACGCACATGCCTGCACCACCGAATAGTCGTAGTCACGAATCGCATCGACGACATAGCGTCCCAGCCCCGGCCAATTGAATACGGTTTCTGTCAGGATCGCCCCGGAAAGCAGCATACCCAATTGAAAGCCGACGATATTAAGCACCGAGAGCGACGCGTTAGGAAACGCGTGCCGAGCAATCACCCGCAAAAAACCAGCCCCCTTGGCTCGTGCCGTTCTCAGGTAGTCCGCGTCAAACACTTCCAGCATGCTGTTACGCGTCACGCGAGAAACAACCGCCAAGGGAATTGTCGATAACGCAATCGCTGGCAGCATCAAATGCCGAGCACTGGTGGTCGCCAGTTGAAAGTTTCCCGTCAGGAGTGATTCGAAGAAGTAAAACTCGGTGTGCAAATCATGAAACGTCGCAGGCGGTAGCCGAGAGCCAGTGGGCATCATCGGAAAGGCCATGATCAAGCAAATTGCGAGAAAGAAGACCGGGATACTCACACCGAGCAGGGCAACTGCCATCGAGATCCAGTCTGGCCAGGAGTTTCGCCACAGTGCGGCGATCGTCCCCACGACAACCCCAAGGGGAATCGCGATCAGCATGGCAGCGAACGTCAGTTCTAGCGTGGCCGGAACAGCTTGGCTGAGGCGGGTACTAATTTTTTCGCCTGGTCGAGCAAACGATTCTCCCAAGTTGCCTTGGGCAATCTGTCCGGCAAAAGCGATCGCTTGCTGCCACAACGGCTTATTCCAGCCGCGTTCTTCCATTTCCTTTTCGATCTTCTCCGGCACGGCATGCTGGCCGAACTGGGCGATGACCGGATTGGCCGGAAGCACGCGGACGGCAACGAATATGGCCAGAACCGCAATCAGCATGGTAACGACGGCCTGAGCCAACCGCTGCAGAAGCATTGCCCACACAATTACTGCTCCGCAATTCGAGCAGATTTTAAGCGAACTTGCGACGAAGGATGCAACTTGTACCCTTTCACAAAGTCGCGTTGGGCAATCCGCACCGGTACGTGAACCAGCGGCAACACCGGAGCATCTTCGTAAATCAGCCGCTGAGCCTGCTTGTAAAGCTGCGTCCGTTTTTCCTGATCGAGCTCAAACTGAGCCGCATCCAGCAGCTTGTCGACCTCTTCGTTCTTGTACTGGCTCAGGTTATTACCGCCAATCTCGTTGATGTTCTCGGAATGCAGCAGTGTACTCAGGAAGTTATGTGGATCGGCGATATCGGCACTCCAACCACTGAGGCCCAACTGATGCTCACCCCGTGTCATCCGCTGAAAATGTTGCCCGATATCGTTGGTGATGATGTCAATCTGAAATCCAACCTTCTCTAACGCATCCTTGATAAAGATCGCCGTCTGCCGGGGCTGCTGCATGTAAGGACGCGGCTGATCCATCACGAAGAGTTCCAGCTTCAGCGGCAACGCGAAGCCATACTTCTTCGACGCTTCCTCTAAAAGCTGCTTGGCCTTTTCTAGATCGAACTCTCTGCCTGGCACGTCATCGCTATGTCCCCACAGCGTCGGCGGGACCATGGTCTTGGCCTTCTGGGCATGTCCAGCGTAGGCGACTTCGATCAAACGATCGCGGTCGATCGCATAACAAATAGCCTGGCGAACCTCTGGCTTATCCAGCGGCGGCTTCCGCGTTTGCATGGTGAGGTAACCGATATTGATCCCTGGGGTCGACTGCACGACCACCCCAGGCGTTTTCTCTAACCCATCGACTTCCGATGGAGGAAGATTGTCGGCAATGTGAATCTCGCCACGTTTGAGCTGTGTCACACGGATCGAGCTTTCTTCACTCGGTAGAAAGACAACCTGCTTAACACCGGCCGGCTCTCCCCAATAGTCATCGAAGCGAGACAACACGATTTCCTGCTTCGGCTTCCAATGCACAAACTGAAACGGGCCGGTCCCAACCGGGTGACGGGTAAAGTCGGCTCCGTACTTCTTCACGGCCGTGGGGCTGACAATCCCCGACGGAAACATCGCAATATTGGCCAGGAACGTTGCCTGAGGCTGTTTCAGCGTGAACTTCACCGTCAAGTCATCGACTGCTTCCACCTTCTCGATCTGCGTATAGCTCGAGTAGTAAGGAATGATGTTGTTGTGAACGTGAGGGTGATCGGGGTCCAGGATCCGCTCGAAAGTGAAGACAACCGCTTCGGCATTCAGCGGCGTTTCATCGTGGAACTTGACGTTCGGCCGCAACTTGAATGTCCACTCGCGCCCGTCTTCGCTCGTTTCCCAAGATTCGGCAACGCCGGGAACCAGGTCGAGCGTCTCTTCATCGTAGGCGACCAGCGGCTCGAAGATATTCACGATGACTTTGACCGATTCACCAATATCGGTGTGAATCGGGTCGAGGGCATTCGCATCCCCCCCTCGCCCGTAAATGAGCGTATCGGACACCGTCGGCGAACCGCCGCCACATGCCGTCAAAAAAGTAAAACAGAAAAGAATACAGCTAGACTGAAAAGCTCTCGAAAATTCCATGCGGCCATTCACGTTGTTGGCATCGGATGAGTGAGAAAGCCCGATTCTACAATTCGAGCGTGCCTGACGGCAACCTGAACGCGCCCTTGTTGGACGATCAATTTGTGGTCGCCGACCCACTTCCACTCGCACCGGCGAGGGGCGATTTGCCGATGGGCAGCTCCGCAAAATCGACGCCGGCGTTACGTTCATCGGGGCGAACCGCCGGGTTTTCGCTGAAATCGTCCAATAGTAGATAGTCGATCGGCAGCCGTTTCGAGTAAGTTGTGGCCGTCGGCAGGGGAGTTGCCCAGACCGATTCGCTTGGCTCCGAAAAAAGATCGTCCCACATTGTTTTCCAGCGTGTGTAGTCGACCGACGTCTTGCTGCTCGTTCCAGCGGTCGATTCAAGCAGCATCATCTCGCGGGCAGCCGTCCCCATGAAGTAGACATTATCCTCACACTCGATATCGAGTGACTTGGTCAGTTCTTCAATCGTCTGCGTCGAACTACGCTGCGAAAGGAAGGGCTTCGTCTTGCCCCATGTCACAATGCAGTCGTTCATCGGGACTTTCAAAGGAATCGCCCATGTCCCCTCACGCTGAAAAACGCTGCCGCCTGTGTCGATCGTACAATTGGCCAGCTTGAACTGGACGATGCCGCTGGCTTCCTTCTTCATGGCCGTGGAATTCGAACTCAGCAAATTGCCTGACATCGCGAGCACGCTATTCTCGCAGCTTACCCGTAGCGGCTGCTGACCGTTGGTGCGGATCAGGCTCGTTTCCCCGCGAACCATCGAGTTCTTCACCCGGACGATACTGTAACGGGCCATGCTTATTGAGGAAGCACTCGTCGACTCGGCCGCTGCCGGCAATGCCGATACGACGGCGGTTGCCCTGCGAAGCGTCTCCGGAATCATCATCTCGTCGTCGCGTTGAACCGTTACCTGGCAACCGTCCAATTCCAACTCGGCATTCTCAAGCCGAAATAGGGACCAGGTTCGCATCGAAACCGGTGGCAACACGATTTTTACTTGAACTTGGGAAAGCAGGAGCTTATTCGAGCTAACCAGAATCATCCGATCGAGAGGTTCAAATTCGAGCGGACGAAAAACGATTTCCGGCGAATAGCCAGCCGCGGCGCGAATCGTGAGACTGGCGTTATCCAAGATCAACGGACGTTCGACCCCCATTTCGCCGGAATACCTCAGCTCGATCGTATCCAGGCTGGGGTCGGCCTGCGCCTTGGCAATCGCTTCGTACAGGGTCGCGGCGTCGGTCGGCACGGTCAATACATTCTTGGCCACGACCGATGGTGTCGTCGTACTCATATCGGCAACCGGCGTAACTTCAGCCGTCGTACCCATTGGCTCTTTCGATACCGTCTCCGGCACCACTACCAGCGACTTACTGCCGGAATCCGACAGATCACCAACAACCTTGGACGAGTCCACAGGAACTGGCTTAGTGTCTTCGATCGGTTTTACCGCGTTGGAACTTGTGCCGACGCCTGGCTTGCTTCCCGATTCAGAAACGCCATCCTGCTCGGGTGGCACAATCGGTTTCATTTCCGAAGCATTCGTAGGACCAAACTCCACACCGGAAATGAAACTATCGTCTTGCGCCGACCAAATCGCTTCCAGAACGAACACCACGACCAGTAACATGATCGCCGGCATCACCCACGGAAGATGACGCTCGATGACGGTGCTGCGTTGTTCGGTGGTCGGCACGTAAACGGCCGAGGTCACATGCGGTGCGGCCAGGTTCAACTCGTCGATCAACACCAGGGCCGCGGCAATCAACTCCCCTGGCTTCTGATAGCGATCGTTCGGATTCTTTGCCATTAAGCGGCTTAAGATATGCACGACTTCGTCCGGCACGTCTGCCCGGAACTCGCGCGGATCTGGCGGCTCTTCGCCACTATGGCTCAGCAGTTTTTGAAGTACCGTCCCTTCCGGGAAAGGGGGCCGCCCCGTGAGCATAAAGAAAAACGTACACCCCAGCGAGTACAAGTCGCTACGCACGTCGGCGCTGCGAGGATCGCGGGCTTGCTCTGGCGAAATGTAATCGAACGTACCGAGCGTCATACCCGAAGCAGTCAGGTCGCTGTCTTGCGAGTTAACCTGATGCAGACGTGCCAGCCCCATGTCGACCAGCTTGGCTCGGTGCTGGGCATCGACCAGAATGTTCGATGGCTTAATGTCGCGGTGCACCACGTCACGCGTCGAAGCGTGATCGAGGGCCTCGGCAACTTGCACGAGGTAACTGACGGCCAGCTCAATTTCGAGTGGTCCGTTCCGCTCTACTTCATCGCGGATGTTCGTGCCGTCGATGAACTCGAAGACGATGTAGTTCCAGCCCTTGTCTTCCCCCACGTAGTACACCCGAGCGATATTCGGATGATCCAAACGGGCAGCGCTCTGGGCTTCGTTGCGGAAGCGGCGGACGGTGTCTTCTTTGGTGTTGTGTTCGCCGGAAAGAACTTTCACCGCTACGCGGCGATCGAGCTGGGTATCGTGTCCGCGAAAGACG harbors:
- a CDS encoding aldose 1-epimerase; its protein translation is MSLEVLEIRDPATGSFAKITPSFGFNCFQFVAKLDDQHVDVLWAAKDFVEGTARPSSSGIPILFPFPGRLKGTKLIWEDREFTIPEGDGRGNAIHGFVMNRSWRVVEQTESKVTAEFQASQDDATLLEQWPADFKIQVTYEVSGSTLSGTYRVENPGTKPLPFGLGTHPYFHVPIGGNSADACEIIVPFTFTWEFKDQLASGNQFNRDSDPFIPLLFKDTQFDNGFGGLECEDGICTTSIHDPESGRTIEQQFDDQFESVVLYNPGHREAFCIEPYTCIPDAFQLRRQGYNGGLRVLAGGDTFETTVRIRVK
- a CDS encoding ABC transporter permease produces the protein MSTATYELTNTAPSIRKRLFEVPGMWIGGGLIFTFVFCAIFAGVIAPYGSDDRDGKNQPPSAAHWLGTDTNEKDVLTRVIYGSRLSLIASITSISCAVVMGVGLGLLAGYRGGRTDMLVMRLIDIWLSFPSLLIAFLVIAAMRPGWTAVILAVALINVPVFARQIRAEMLSLKHAAYVEAAIAAGASPLYLIAFVFLPAVSGTIWVLATLGLGHAILEVAGLSFLGIAGDPSNAEWGSMLVEAKGELHVTIWPAIAPGIAISLTILGFNLFGDGLRELLSRRSRSF
- a CDS encoding ABC transporter permease — its product is MLLQRLAQAVVTMLIAVLAIFVAVRVLPANPVIAQFGQHAVPEKIEKEMEERGWNKPLWQQAIAFAGQIAQGNLGESFARPGEKISTRLSQAVPATLELTFAAMLIAIPLGVVVGTIAALWRNSWPDWISMAVALLGVSIPVFFLAICLIMAFPMMPTGSRLPPATFHDLHTEFYFFESLLTGNFQLATTSARHLMLPAIALSTIPLAVVSRVTRNSMLEVFDADYLRTARAKGAGFLRVIARHAFPNASLSVLNIVGFQLGMLLSGAILTETVFNWPGLGRYVVDAIRDYDYSVVQACALVLACIFVTLNLTLDVLFLLLDPRLREGNRS
- a CDS encoding ABC transporter substrate-binding protein gives rise to the protein MEFSRAFQSSCILFCFTFLTACGGGSPTVSDTLIYGRGGDANALDPIHTDIGESVKVIVNIFEPLVAYDEETLDLVPGVAESWETSEDGREWTFKLRPNVKFHDETPLNAEAVVFTFERILDPDHPHVHNNIIPYYSSYTQIEKVEAVDDLTVKFTLKQPQATFLANIAMFPSGIVSPTAVKKYGADFTRHPVGTGPFQFVHWKPKQEIVLSRFDDYWGEPAGVKQVVFLPSEESSIRVTQLKRGEIHIADNLPPSEVDGLEKTPGVVVQSTPGINIGYLTMQTRKPPLDKPEVRQAICYAIDRDRLIEVAYAGHAQKAKTMVPPTLWGHSDDVPGREFDLEKAKQLLEEASKKYGFALPLKLELFVMDQPRPYMQQPRQTAIFIKDALEKVGFQIDIITNDIGQHFQRMTRGEHQLGLSGWSADIADPHNFLSTLLHSENINEIGGNNLSQYKNEEVDKLLDAAQFELDQEKRTQLYKQAQRLIYEDAPVLPLVHVPVRIAQRDFVKGYKLHPSSQVRLKSARIAEQ
- a CDS encoding serine/threonine-protein kinase, which translates into the protein MPNSPRDPEDSQTRGSGPFAPSTGDTPDHRGSDSATADHLPDGRNFLEEPPTVISNKKGHVGDSPGRSYTLAELTLGKELVGQTLGHFQLDAFVGAGGMGAVFRGHDTQLDRRVAVKVLSGEHNTKEDTVRRFRNEAQSAARLDHPNIARVYYVGEDKGWNYIVFEFIDGTNIRDEVERNGPLEIELAVSYLVQVAEALDHASTRDVVHRDIKPSNILVDAQHRAKLVDMGLARLHQVNSQDSDLTASGMTLGTFDYISPEQARDPRSADVRSDLYSLGCTFFFMLTGRPPFPEGTVLQKLLSHSGEEPPDPREFRADVPDEVVHILSRLMAKNPNDRYQKPGELIAAALVLIDELNLAAPHVTSAVYVPTTEQRSTVIERHLPWVMPAIMLLVVVFVLEAIWSAQDDSFISGVEFGPTNASEMKPIVPPEQDGVSESGSKPGVGTSSNAVKPIEDTKPVPVDSSKVVGDLSDSGSKSLVVVPETVSKEPMGTTAEVTPVADMSTTTPSVVAKNVLTVPTDAATLYEAIAKAQADPSLDTIELRYSGEMGVERPLILDNASLTIRAAAGYSPEIVFRPLEFEPLDRMILVSSNKLLLSQVQVKIVLPPVSMRTWSLFRLENAELELDGCQVTVQRDDEMMIPETLRRATAVVSALPAAAESTSASSISMARYSIVRVKNSMVRGETSLIRTNGQQPLRVSCENSVLAMSGNLLSSNSTAMKKEASGIVQFKLANCTIDTGGSVFQREGTWAIPLKVPMNDCIVTWGKTKPFLSQRSSTQTIEELTKSLDIECEDNVYFMGTAAREMMLLESTAGTSSKTSVDYTRWKTMWDDLFSEPSESVWATPLPTATTYSKRLPIDYLLLDDFSENPAVRPDERNAGVDFAELPIGKSPLAGASGSGSATTN